The nucleotide window TGGTTTGCGAAATGCCCGCATCGAACTCAGCTACAAGCGTGAATGGTGTTCCCGCCGTGAAAGTAGTTCCACTGGTTTGTGATAGTAACGTTCCCGCGCCGCCGTTTGAACCGTACAGGATCGCTATAAGCCCTATCGAGTTGGGTGGAATTCTCACATGGTGACCACGGGTAATTCCGCCGACGCTGGAAGAGCCGTAAAGGCAAGCGGTAGAAGATGCTTTGACAGAGGCATTCGCCCGCATCCCGACTGTCACAGAGCCACCCAACGGAACGGGTTCGTTCGCGTTAGCTATCAAGCAATCATCAACCCCGTCGAAACTCAGTGAGTACAGGTTGCCGCCCTCCGAATACAGCAACGGTCGAGCGGCGTCACTCGGGGCGACGAACTCGACGGCCCCTGACGGACCATAAGGCCACACGGCCACGCGCACCGGATCGAGGTGCGAGGACGCGCGAGTCGTCTTCGCCGCGTCCTGGTATAGCAGCCCGTTTGTACGCATCCACGCCGCGAGGACGGAATACGAGGCGCCGAACGCGGCGAGCGGGTTCGTGAGCCCGTCCCGCCGCCGCAACTGATTGATTGCCAAGCCCACTCCCAAACGCATCGCGCGGCCCTCACGCATAGGCGACGATGTCGCTGGCCGTTGTGCCCGTGGCGTTCACCCGGATGCCCTCGACGGGCAGCGGTTCGCCGTTCGAGCAGTTCTTGAACGTGACCGGCGCGCCGTCCTTTCGCACTACCACTACGTCGCCCGCGGTCCCGACCCGCAAGGACCGGAACGCGCGCTCGGCGTTCGCCGCGTTGCTCGGGGTGACCGCGAAGAAGTAGTCGCTCGGGTCGGACATGCTCGCGGGCATCGGCGCGGCTCTCGTCGGGGTGCGGTCAGGCTCCCCCGGCCGATGTCACGTGAGACACAATCACCCGGTCGGCGCGTCCGGCCACGGCCCCCACTTCGGCGCCTGCCCCTTCTTGACCAGCCCGCACGATTCGGTTGCGAGCGGCAGCTTCGCCTCCAGCGGGCACCCGCACGCGGCGCACGCGTCCAGCGCCCGCTCCTCGCACAGGGCGCACTCCGCCTGACGCGATTCGAGCACCTCCAGCGGCACCGTCCGGCGCCCGCCCGCCACGTGCCGCGCCATCGCCGCCGTGTAGTTCATCGCCTGGCGCCACAGCGCCGGCTTCTGTTTCACGTCCTCGGCGCACCGCGACAGAACCATCAGCCCGTGGTTGTTCCGGTCGCGGCGCGTCACCACCCAGCCCGGGTGGCGGTGGCAGAAGGTTCGCAGCGCGTGCAACACGCCCGGGGCGTCGGGCCGGTC belongs to Gemmata obscuriglobus and includes:
- a CDS encoding spike base protein, RCAP_Rcc01079 family is translated as MPASMSDPSDYFFAVTPSNAANAERAFRSLRVGTAGDVVVVRKDGAPVTFKNCSNGEPLPVEGIRVNATGTTASDIVAYA